One genomic segment of Primulina tabacum isolate GXHZ01 chromosome 9, ASM2559414v2, whole genome shotgun sequence includes these proteins:
- the LOC142555239 gene encoding zinc finger A20 and AN1 domain-containing stress-associated protein 5-like, with the protein MAQKREKEGTELKVPGKNLPICNPPPSIPPPSTSILAATRSPSEIPDPNSSTTFTIGASSSKEADRPGVLKRPRNVTRCSGSGCRKRIGLVGFRCRCGDVFCPEHRYSDRHECSYDYKAAGREAIARENPVVRASKLLKV; encoded by the coding sequence ATGGCGCAGAAGAGGGAGAAAGAAGGAACCGAGCTGAAGGTACCCGGAAAGAACCTGCCCATATGCAACCCTCCGCCATCGATCCCCCCGCCGTCTACGTCGATCCTTGCGGCCACACGGTCGCCGTCAGAAATCCCAGATCCCAATTCATCTACCACCTTCACCATCGGAGCCAGCTCGTCGAAAGAAGCGGATCGCCCAGGGGTATTGAAAAGACCAAGAAACGTGACCCGGTGCTCCGGGTCGGGCTGCCGGAAGCGTATCGGGCTGGTGGGTTTCCGGTGCCGGTGCGGGGATGTCTTCTGCCCGGAGCACAGGTATTCCGACCGGCACGAGTGCAGCTACGATTACAAGGCCGCCGGCCGAGAGGCCATCGCGAGGGAAAACCCGGTGGTTAGAGCTTCGAAATTACTCAAGGTTTAA